The following coding sequences lie in one Deltaproteobacteria bacterium genomic window:
- a CDS encoding FAD-dependent oxidoreductase encodes MSERFDAIVIGGGVVGAASAHHLAERGASVVLLERGEICSGASYGNAGWIFPSHGTPLPAPGVIGQALRWLFDPESPFYVKPRLDLELVRWLAGFLRAATATRARETLRLNRELSLANLALCAELASRPGVEIGFARRGLIVLCESEAGLAAAHHEDGVLRELGGDGRALSPADVRELAPRVAGAITGGVLFPVDAHVQPARLVAELARLAVARGARIRTGHEVLAIARDGRRITHVRTTRGDFEAGEVVIAGGAWSPQISRDLGLRLPVQGAKGYSITVRCPSDFGETPIMLSESKVFVTPMGEVLRFGGTLELAGLDLSVNLRRVRAVERAVARVLPGVETEPHVETWRGLRPLTPDDRPILGRTRKFDNLVIATGHGMSGISQGVISGRLVAEIVAGERTGLDLAPFSPDRFG; translated from the coding sequence ATGAGCGAGCGTTTCGACGCGATCGTGATCGGCGGCGGGGTCGTCGGTGCGGCGAGCGCACATCACCTGGCCGAGCGCGGCGCGAGCGTGGTCCTGCTCGAGCGCGGCGAGATCTGCTCCGGCGCGTCGTACGGAAACGCGGGCTGGATCTTCCCGAGTCACGGCACACCGCTTCCCGCGCCGGGCGTGATCGGACAGGCGCTGCGCTGGCTCTTCGATCCCGAGAGCCCGTTCTACGTGAAGCCGCGACTCGACCTCGAGCTCGTTCGCTGGCTCGCAGGCTTTCTTCGCGCCGCAACGGCGACGCGAGCGCGGGAGACGCTGCGGCTGAATCGCGAGCTCTCGCTCGCGAACCTGGCGCTCTGCGCGGAGCTCGCGTCCCGGCCGGGCGTCGAGATCGGCTTCGCCCGACGCGGGCTGATCGTGCTCTGCGAAAGCGAGGCGGGTCTCGCGGCCGCGCACCACGAAGACGGAGTCCTGCGCGAGCTCGGCGGCGACGGCCGGGCCCTCTCGCCGGCCGACGTTCGCGAGCTCGCGCCGCGCGTCGCGGGCGCGATCACCGGCGGCGTGCTCTTCCCCGTCGACGCGCACGTCCAGCCGGCGCGGCTGGTCGCGGAGCTGGCGAGGCTCGCGGTCGCGCGCGGCGCGCGGATCCGGACCGGCCACGAGGTGCTCGCGATCGCGCGCGACGGGCGCCGCATCACGCACGTGCGCACCACGCGCGGGGACTTCGAAGCCGGAGAGGTCGTGATCGCGGGCGGAGCCTGGTCGCCGCAGATCTCGCGAGATCTCGGTCTCCGGCTCCCGGTGCAGGGCGCGAAGGGCTACAGCATCACCGTTCGGTGTCCCTCCGATTTCGGCGAGACACCGATCATGCTCTCCGAGTCGAAGGTCTTCGTCACGCCCATGGGCGAGGTCCTGCGCTTCGGCGGCACGCTCGAGCTCGCGGGGCTGGATCTCTCGGTGAACCTGCGCCGCGTGCGCGCCGTGGAGCGCGCCGTCGCGCGCGTGCTGCCGGGCGTGGAGACCGAGCCGCACGTCGAGACCTGGCGGGGTTTGCGGCCGCTCACGCCGGACGATCGCCCCATCCTCGGCCGCACCCGGAAGTTCGACAATCTCGTGATCGCCACCGGCCACGGAATGAGCGGGATATCGCAGGGCGTGATCAGCGGTAGGCTCGTGGCCGAGATCGTCGCCGGCGAGCGCACCGGTCTCGACCTCGCGCCGTTCTCGCCGGATCGATTCGGATAG
- a CDS encoding DUF488 domain-containing protein yields MEISSVGHSSLTRAELVSLLGESRIALVADVRRFPVSKRHPQHARPSLEAGLRAAGIDYVFLGSELGGRLSPAIPIERSANRALREPALRAYADALGSQPFEAGLARLESLAHERSCAFLCAERDWRQCHRRILSDALVARGWRVVHLAHPSSRELHVLDPLARVQGGRLCYPSLL; encoded by the coding sequence GTGGAGATTTCGAGCGTCGGCCACTCGTCGCTCACACGCGCGGAGCTCGTGAGCCTGCTCGGGGAGAGCCGGATCGCGCTGGTCGCCGACGTGCGACGCTTTCCGGTGTCGAAGCGCCACCCGCAGCACGCCCGGCCCTCGCTCGAAGCCGGGCTTCGCGCCGCGGGGATCGACTACGTCTTTCTCGGCAGCGAGCTCGGCGGGCGCCTTTCGCCTGCGATCCCGATCGAGCGCTCGGCGAACCGCGCGCTCCGCGAGCCTGCCCTCCGGGCCTACGCCGACGCGCTCGGATCGCAGCCGTTCGAGGCCGGGCTCGCTCGGCTCGAGTCGCTCGCGCACGAGCGGAGCTGCGCCTTCCTGTGCGCGGAGCGCGACTGGCGGCAGTGTCACCGGCGCATCCTCTCCGACGCCCTGGTCGCGCGCGGCTGGCGCGTCGTCCACCTCGCGCATCCGAGCTCCCGCGAGCTGCACGTTCTCGATCCGCTGGCGCGGGTCCAGGGCGGCCGGCTCTGCTACCCGTCGCTGCTCTAG
- a CDS encoding EVE domain-containing protein: MAALAAGQLQLDAAVREAGHDRPHSLRDRRGLRRGHRALRRRLQADRAQGDLRLRGSPARDARDVRRAPDRNSDHSRREDDAGIAAIARLTAPAFWLLKSEPEVYPFSQLVAERTTLWEGVRNHQARNNLAAMAISDLVLFYHSHDADVVGIARVCQAARPDPTSDDPRWIAVGIEAVRPFARPVPLAEIRADRALGRLALVTQPRLSVMPLSKPQFDRLLEIGRTTLPRGLALRSARAAEADGPG; this comes from the coding sequence ATGGCAGCTCTCGCAGCAGGTCAGCTACAACTCGACGCTGCAGTCCGTGAAGCAGGTCACGATCGACCACACTCACTACGAGACCGTCGAGGGCTGCGCCGCGGCCACCGAGCTCTACGGCGTCGTCTTCAAGCCGACCGTGCACAAGGAGATCTACGCCTTCGAGGATCTCCCGCGCGCGATGCGCGAGATGTACGACGCGCGCCAGACCGGAATTCCGATCATTCGCGTCGCGAAGACGATGCCGGAATCGCTGCGATCGCTCGTCTGACGGCGCCCGCCTTCTGGCTGCTGAAGTCCGAACCCGAGGTCTATCCGTTCTCGCAGCTGGTGGCGGAACGGACCACGCTCTGGGAGGGCGTGCGCAACCACCAGGCGCGGAACAACCTGGCGGCGATGGCGATCTCCGACCTCGTGCTCTTCTACCACTCACACGACGCCGATGTCGTCGGGATCGCACGAGTCTGCCAGGCCGCGCGCCCTGACCCGACCAGCGACGACCCGCGCTGGATCGCCGTCGGGATCGAGGCCGTGAGACCCTTCGCCCGGCCCGTACCGCTCGCCGAGATCCGCGCCGATCGCGCGCTCGGGAGACTCGCGCTCGTGACGCAACCGAGGCTCTCGGTGATGCCGCTCTCGAAGCCGCAGTTCGATCGCCTGCTCGAGATCGGCCGCACGACCCTGCCGCGCGGACTCGCGCTCAGATCGGCGAGGGCGGCGGAGGCGGACGGACCGGGTTGA
- a CDS encoding zinc-binding dehydrogenase, translating to MVKAYSISAADIVAEKERVGGDVSSFEFANVIKLDQLALRKLGPADVHLRILAASGEHNVDHAVLADTDSIAASRGGKIYPGNSAVGEVLAVGSDVKRFKPGDVALTHCNGQPDGYGYPMRIWAYDQPDSIGWYAEEAVVGEWQLVPAPLDCGLSLWEMAALPLRAPTAYHMWRRALGIFRLKVPDTKLRRLNVLSFGGGVGECFLMLAKAEGHHAFFCSGSPDRREALSRQGIRGIDQKAYNRFASRDDVKAFHGEVKKLTNGVNMHIVCDMLRGPVFDAGLAVAARCGVNVSAGWQLSQQVSYNSTLQSVKQVTIDHTHYETVEGCAAATELYGVVFKPTVHKEIYAFEDLPRAMREMYDARQTGIPIIRVAKTMPESLRSLV from the coding sequence ATGGTCAAAGCCTACTCGATCAGCGCCGCGGACATCGTCGCCGAGAAGGAGCGCGTCGGCGGCGACGTCTCCAGCTTCGAGTTCGCGAACGTGATAAAGCTCGATCAGCTCGCGCTTCGCAAGCTCGGTCCCGCCGACGTCCATCTGCGCATCCTGGCCGCGTCGGGCGAGCACAACGTCGATCACGCCGTGCTCGCGGACACCGACAGCATCGCGGCCTCTCGCGGCGGGAAGATCTATCCCGGGAACTCGGCCGTCGGCGAGGTGCTCGCGGTCGGAAGCGACGTCAAACGCTTCAAGCCCGGCGACGTCGCGCTCACGCACTGCAATGGTCAGCCCGACGGCTACGGCTACCCGATGCGGATCTGGGCCTACGACCAGCCGGACTCGATCGGCTGGTACGCGGAGGAGGCGGTCGTCGGCGAGTGGCAGCTCGTGCCCGCCCCGCTCGACTGCGGCCTGAGCCTGTGGGAGATGGCGGCGCTGCCGCTGCGAGCGCCGACCGCCTATCACATGTGGCGACGGGCGCTGGGGATCTTCCGGCTCAAGGTGCCCGACACCAAGCTGCGACGCCTGAACGTGCTCTCGTTCGGAGGCGGAGTCGGCGAGTGCTTCCTCATGCTCGCCAAGGCCGAAGGCCACCATGCCTTCTTCTGCTCCGGCTCCCCCGACCGCCGCGAGGCGCTGTCGCGCCAGGGAATCCGCGGAATCGACCAGAAGGCGTACAACCGCTTCGCCTCGCGCGACGACGTGAAGGCGTTCCACGGCGAGGTCAAGAAGCTCACCAACGGGGTCAACATGCACATCGTCTGCGACATGCTGCGCGGACCGGTCTTCGACGCGGGTCTCGCGGTCGCCGCGCGCTGCGGCGTGAACGTCTCCGCGGGATGGCAGCTCTCGCAGCAGGTCAGCTACAACTCGACGCTGCAGTCCGTGAAGCAGGTCACGATCGACCACACTCACTACGAGACCGTCGAGGGCTGCGCCGCGGCCACCGAGCTCTACGGCGTCGTCTTCAAGCCGACCGTGCACAAGGAGATCTACGCCTTCGAGGATCTCCCGCGCGCGATGCGCGAGATGTACGACGCGCGCCAGACCGGAATTCCGATCATTCGCGTCGCGAAGACGATGCCGGAATCGCTGCGATCGCTCGTCTGA
- a CDS encoding FadR family transcriptional regulator, translating into MPAMMNATPTEIKSPLLLDEVVARIRQKILDGSFAPGERLPAERELASSLRVNRSSIREALKKLEQLRLVEIQPGSGARVRDAEHASFEIVSSLISDGGESDAAGVRELLELREIVLAGTLQLALLRASDAELETCAADLRRAASLERSDAEFLESLRELQVVFARMTHNRVLRILANSLSRFLAEQGPLRAPGDLVAERKKLRPLLQRLGVSISARDSETADRAGRELLRRSTKLFADGIRT; encoded by the coding sequence ATGCCAGCGATGATGAACGCGACGCCCACCGAGATCAAGTCGCCGCTCCTGCTCGACGAGGTCGTGGCGCGGATCCGGCAGAAGATCCTCGACGGGTCGTTCGCGCCAGGGGAGCGCCTGCCGGCCGAGCGCGAGCTCGCCTCGAGCCTGCGCGTGAATCGCAGCTCGATCCGCGAGGCGCTGAAGAAGCTCGAGCAGCTGCGCCTGGTCGAGATCCAGCCCGGCTCGGGAGCGCGCGTGCGGGACGCGGAGCACGCGAGCTTCGAGATCGTCTCGTCGCTGATCTCGGACGGCGGCGAGTCCGACGCGGCGGGCGTCCGGGAGCTGCTCGAGCTGCGCGAGATCGTGCTCGCGGGCACGCTGCAGCTCGCGCTCCTGCGCGCGAGCGACGCCGAGCTCGAAACCTGCGCGGCGGATCTGCGCCGCGCGGCCAGCCTGGAGCGCTCCGACGCCGAGTTTCTCGAGTCGCTCCGCGAGCTGCAGGTCGTGTTCGCGCGAATGACTCACAACCGGGTGCTCCGGATCCTCGCGAACTCTCTCTCGCGCTTTCTCGCGGAGCAGGGCCCGCTTCGCGCGCCGGGCGATCTGGTCGCGGAGCGGAAGAAGCTGCGACCGCTGCTGCAGCGTCTCGGAGTCTCGATCTCGGCCCGCGATTCCGAGACGGCCGATCGGGCGGGACGCGAGCTGCTGCGCCGTTCCACCAAGCTCTTCGCGGACGGAATCCGGACCTGA
- a CDS encoding methyltransferase domain-containing protein, with the protein MKSPARPRASTARQSLEFFKGFLKNPREVGSVIPSSRFLTRRTLECGGIAQARVIVELGPGTGVLTRHALERMRPDAKLVAIEISSDFVEVLRKELPDPRLYIHHGSATEIEAALAKVGESKADLVMSGIPFSTLEHGVGFATLQAAKRVLGPDGRFVAYQFRSKVKDLGEPVFGARPETHSGFWNVPPMKIYVWRQREALA; encoded by the coding sequence ATGAAGTCCCCCGCGCGTCCACGAGCCTCGACCGCCCGCCAGTCGCTCGAGTTCTTCAAGGGCTTCCTGAAGAACCCGCGCGAGGTCGGATCGGTGATTCCGAGCTCGCGGTTCCTCACGCGGCGGACTCTCGAGTGCGGCGGCATCGCGCAGGCGCGCGTCATCGTCGAGCTCGGTCCCGGAACCGGCGTGCTGACTCGCCACGCGCTCGAGCGGATGCGACCGGACGCCAAGCTCGTGGCGATCGAGATCAGCTCCGACTTCGTCGAGGTGCTGCGCAAGGAGCTTCCCGACCCGCGGCTCTACATCCACCACGGCAGCGCGACCGAGATCGAGGCGGCGCTGGCGAAGGTGGGCGAGTCGAAGGCCGACCTGGTGATGAGCGGAATCCCGTTCTCGACGCTCGAGCACGGGGTCGGCTTCGCGACGCTGCAGGCGGCCAAGCGGGTACTCGGCCCCGACGGCCGCTTCGTCGCCTACCAGTTCCGCAGCAAGGTGAAGGATCTCGGCGAGCCCGTCTTCGGCGCGCGGCCCGAGACCCACAGCGGCTTCTGGAACGTTCCGCCGATGAAGATCTACGTGTGGAGGCAGCGCGAGGCGCTCGCGTGA
- a CDS encoding dienelactone hydrolase family protein, with protein sequence MERSADEDLRVEAARGARVNVEFASGPERLRGALYLPEQIPGDTRTRLPRPGVIVIHDVWGLYDPYHRAAERLARAGFVALALDLYSRGEKPGTPADMPAVMRFLHRLPDRRVLSDIAAAVAWLGSRPEVAGRKVGLTGFCMGGKYACLAAARCAGLSAVVSWYGLLRADAIDEANPEHASDALADLAIPLLALFGSEDVFIPLAEVEELRAKAASRGLPLETVVYTGAGHAFANESRAESYRSEAAADAWQRAIAFLSRELEG encoded by the coding sequence CTGGAACGTTCCGCCGATGAAGATCTACGTGTGGAGGCAGCGCGAGGCGCTCGCGTGAACGTCGAGTTCGCGAGCGGCCCCGAGCGGCTCCGCGGCGCGCTCTACCTGCCCGAGCAGATTCCGGGCGATACTCGAACGCGGCTGCCGCGGCCGGGCGTGATCGTGATCCACGACGTCTGGGGTCTGTACGATCCGTACCACCGCGCCGCGGAGCGCCTGGCCCGCGCCGGATTCGTCGCCCTGGCGCTCGATCTGTACTCGCGCGGCGAGAAGCCCGGCACGCCGGCGGACATGCCCGCCGTGATGCGGTTCCTGCATCGCCTGCCGGATCGGCGCGTGCTCTCCGACATCGCGGCGGCGGTCGCCTGGCTCGGTTCGCGGCCCGAGGTCGCGGGGCGAAAAGTCGGGCTCACCGGCTTCTGCATGGGCGGGAAGTACGCGTGTCTCGCCGCCGCGCGCTGCGCCGGACTGTCGGCGGTGGTCTCCTGGTACGGACTGCTGCGCGCGGACGCGATCGACGAGGCGAATCCGGAGCACGCGTCGGACGCGCTCGCAGATCTCGCCATCCCGCTGCTCGCGCTGTTCGGCTCCGAGGACGTGTTCATTCCCCTGGCCGAGGTCGAGGAGCTGCGCGCGAAGGCTGCCTCGCGCGGGTTGCCGCTCGAGACCGTGGTCTACACCGGAGCGGGTCACGCGTTCGCCAACGAGTCCCGCGCCGAGAGCTACCGGTCCGAGGCCGCGGCCGACGCGTGGCAGCGGGCGATCGCATTCCTGTCGCGAGAGCTGGAGGGCTAG